CAGTCGTGTCATCGAATAAATTTGTACGGGTACCAGCTGTTATTAGGCTGACTGTACGTCGACTTGTGAAAAGCTAGAAATGCAATGCTGATCTTATTGAACAGTCATGACGAGAGATATAATGAGAGAGAGATCTTGCGGGACAGTTAGTGAAAGTTTTGTCTGCGCCAATCGATGAGACGCAGATACAATACATCGCCGCTCTGAGTCACTGTCTGGATGCAGTTCTATCTTTGGTGGTTAAGTGATATGAAGAGGTGAATAAGATAAGCTACTTGGAATGAGGATTGAGATGGTCGGACATTGTGTTGACACCCAAATTTAATCTCACCATTCATCAATTGACTGAAGTTGACTAAACCAGCTTCCGATGACTACATAGACTTACCGTGGCCATGGTACTGGGCGCTCTTGCTATATCAGATGGAAGGAGCATGTTGTAAAAGGTCTGATATTCTTTGCTTCTCGGTTTCTCAGAAGCCGAGCGATTATGTCATATGGAAAAAGAAACCCTTTTTTTTGATAGTAATTCCTCAATTTAGAACTGTATCTATTTATTCAATTTTCTCCTTGAAGTATCATGAAGTCGCGGATCGATATAGATCGGTTCTAAGCTACAGACACTATGTTTCCCCTTCCCAGGGACCCATTCAGCATGTAGATGATCTTGGGCAAATCTTTGCAGCCCGTTCCAATCCGGCCACGAAGAGAAAAAGGCCTTATCCAAGCCAGTGAACGTGGATACCATCCGCTCGCGAAATCTGTCTCTATCTCCGTATGGCTCTTTCACTACTTCGCTCCGCTGCTTGTTGTCTGTTTCATCCGACCAGTAGAGTTGACGTAAAGCTGCCCAATAAAATCGAACACAAGATAAAAGAGGATCATTGGGTCCCATTGGACATGATGAGACCACGGCCCATTCGTGGAAACTAACGTCGCCGTCGAAAGTGTAATGTAGTCCTTGATCAGCACTGATCAACATCCTGACCCAGGGCTGACTCCACTCAACGTCGcggggaagaagaacaagtGAAGAGTACACGTAGACTTTTGTCCTAGAAAAGTAGTCTGAGAACTCGGACATACATCCTATCACATTTACTCGCGACTTTCGGAATAGTCGCCAGAAACGGGGACGCAGCCAGCCTGATAGCCTATCTTCATAAGTCTGGGCTAGTGTCTTAGTGTCGTACTTTTGGCTCGACCAGTGTGTTATGAAGAAGAGTCTGCTTCGAAGCTTGCCATTACAGCGTGGGCAGGCGCAGTTCTTGAGACATTCTTTCTCTGTTTGCCAGCTGAGGTCCTGACGGGGAACGTGGAACGGTGCCCATATTGGTTTGGCGGATGAGTTTTCCATCCTTTTCTAAGCGACGAGCTTTGTTTGGGCAAGCAGGCACTCTGTGTTCCTCAAAGTATCTTCCACAATCAGGACCAATCAATGAAAGCAACGAAAAGCTTCCCCACTGTATCTTATTACTATACAAGTTAGCACAGTTAATAAACCTCATCTCCTTGATCAACATACCTCTCGTCCGCGTATGGTCTAATCAAGGGCAAAAGGTAAAGATGGATCGTAGTCGGCAAAGTGGGATGATCAGGTCatagaaaatataatctCACTTATACTCACAGACAGCGGAACGTTGATTTAACTTAGCTTGCACCGACCACTCAGAGCAAATTCACTGTGCTTTTCCGCAGCATGGGATACTTCTGACCATATACGGCCGATTGTAGTGTCGAATAGAAGATTCGCGGCAGATCTTGACGCAGATATAGTATATCGAACCGCGCCGTCACGTCTACAGATGTTGTCATAGGTTCCTGCAGTGGCCTGAATGGGTTCCCAACACGTCCTGTTTAGTCCCTCAGTCGAGCGTTACAACAGCACAGTAGGAAAGGGACATCATCCGGTACTCCATTTTCCATATTTGGAGGGCAGAGTCAATTTGTATGTTTACCATAACCAGCAGACGATTGTAGCCACCAAATGAAATGTACATTGTCTTATTCATAGCTACGATATTGAACATTCCCAGCTTCCTCTTTTACAACATTATCGCAAACTGATTGAGGCCCCACACCACACAAACGATGACACTTAACACACTGTATACTTAGTCGATAGCCCTAAAAGGCATTCATAATGACCTTGAAGAAAGTATCGATTAGTGTGACGAAGCTGACCTGCACTGCCAAGCCTAGCACCATTTTAGGACTAGCCAGCATACTGTGCGCCACGACCGGAAAAGGCTGGAAGGTGTTTTTTGCGGCCTAAAATGGACACCTGCCCTGCTTACAAAGTAGACATATGTATCTACAAGTCTCCACTCCAAAACTGGTAAAGAGGAAGATATTGCAATCAGGAAGAATCAGGAAGGTGCACATGTACAAAACTATACTGCCTTCGTCTTTCTCTTAGTCTCTTCTTGCACCCAATTCTCATATCCTACGGAGTCAGCCACGGAGAGAACGAAAAGCTTTCGGTCACGGTCCAAGATCCAAATGTCCCATCCGTGATTGAAGTCagcgtcaagaagaagcggcCCAAGGCTCTTCTGGTCATAGTAGAGCACGAGCGTTTTGTATTCAGTAGGCGGGTCGGTACAATCTGGCCGTGGGCCGAGAATAGATACCCCGGGTGAGCATTCCATTCACCACTAACTGATCATGGCCAACTGCTGAAATCTACAAGCTGTGCATGCGACATCCCATCCCATGCCTACCAGTACAGCTGGAACCCCAATCCCCGGTGGAGCCGCTTGTATGCAGAGGCGGCTGAGATCTTAGACTATCTCAAATCAACGGTGACTAAGTTCAATCTCCGACGATATATTCAGTTCGGTACAACCTGCACCGGGGCCAACTGGGATGAGAAGAATTCCGAATGGAATGTCGCGTTGCAAAGGAACGGGACGCCTAAGGATGAAATCTTTGTCAAATGCGATGTTTTTATCATTGCTATAGGAAGGCTGAACAACTGGAAGCTGCCAGACATAGAAGGCCTTGACACGTTCCAGGGGCGTGTTGTAATACACACAGCCAACTGGCCCTAGGGCTTAGACTGTCACGGCAAGGATATAGCTGTGATAGGGAATGGAGCCAGCTCAACCCATTGTTTAGCTAGCTTACACAAAGGTGAGAGTCTTGGCTGTACAGACCCCAATATTTGCTAACAGCTCCAGACGCGAGATCCGTCGGTAATTTTGTTCGTGGACCAACATGGCTGGTTCCGCATGTATTCTCTCGCAATGGAGAAGCGCAGGTCAATTGTGGGCACTCCCTCCCATACTACACAGACCCCGACCACGTCTAACACGCGGGCAGATTCCCATGATTCAATCAAGAAATTCGAAACCGAGCCCGATTCGTACCTCCAATTCCGCCTACAGATCGAGAAAAAGCTGGCCTATAGCTTTAGAGGTCTCTGGGCCAACTCAAACGCTGCTGAAGAATTCACTCAGAATGCAAAGCAGCACATGACCAACAAGATTGACGACCCACAGGCCCTGAAGGCCCTCCTCCCTACTGAGTATAAAGCTGGTTGTCGTCGCTTCACGCCTGCCGACAAATATATGGAGGCTATAAATAAGTCAAATATAGAGCTCATTTCTACCCCGATCAAGTAGGTGGAAGGACATGCTATCATCACGACTGACGGCGAACGGCGAACATATGACATGATTGTCTGTGGTACAGGCTTCGACCCATACGCGCCGAGGTTTCCGATCAGAGGGCGCGGAACAGCTAACTTGTCAGATCTATGGTCAATGGATGGGGGCTATGAAAGTTACTTGGCAGCAACAGTCGCTGGTTTCCCCAACCATTTCGGTATGTGAACCCACTTATAAGATCTTTCCAAAAAGCTAAACTCTGCTATCAAGTTTTTAATCCGTGTATCTGTCCAGTTAACGGCTCAGCATACCCTGGAATTGAGCGTACGAGTGACTACATTACCAGAGTCATCGACAGGCTACAGAAGGATCGCCTAAGATCAGTCTGTATCAAGCAATCAGCCCAAGACGCCTTCAATCGCTGGGTTCAATCACGCATGCCAGAGATGGTCTGGGCGGAGCCATGCTCATCATGGTGTAAGTTGGCCTCCGTTACCCAGAGTTTACATTAATCAGGACTGAATTTTATAATGCAGATAAGCTCCCTAGCGGAAAGGTTATTGTTCCATGGCCAGGGACAATACTTCACTACTATGCCGCAACTGAAATAGTGCGATGGGAGGACTATGATCTTAagtttgatgaggatgagcaAAAGTTTGCGAGTTTTGGAAATGGTATTACAGTAGAAGGATTTACTCCTGATAGTATACCTTGGCTGCGTTACAATTAAAGTATAGAAGTACCAAACTACAGTATAAACATGGGACGGCTTGCAGATCTACCAACTGAAATCTTACAAATAATAACATCTCCTCTTTCATTCCATGACAAATCAAGCTACCCAAAAGTGCACAaacaatctcaacatcacTTCTAACCTTCATACCATAAACAACAGACATCCTTTCGTGTTTGGGGCAGCATTGTAAGGAGCCTAGCCTGGCTAACAAAGGTCCAATCAAAAGGGTTGGTGCCTGTACTGATTGGCCATAGTCTCAACAAGATGATTGAAGGCGAGGGGGGTCTGGAAGGCGACTTTTTTCGCTGCTCTTTTTTTCGTCAAAATCAATAGAGGAAAACCCaagagaaggacaaggataACGAACGGCCGGGGCACTGCAGAGCCATTTGTCAGTGCAGTGGCTCACTCGCTTGGATGGttcactcgcttatcatgtacgttagTACATTTGGTAATGTTACTGCTTAGTTTCCATAATAGAGTTGAAAGGTCCCTGTGAGTAGTTGCAAGCGTTAAAATGACTACTGCAATCACACTCATGGTACAATCTTTGGCCTCGATCTTTTTTACCCTTCCTTACAGCCATAGAACTGAAATTCACAATCATATGGCAATGTTGGGGCTCGGGATGACCGGCCGTTCAGAGAACAAAGTTTTCAGAGAACGACACGGAAGTGATACCGGAATTAAAACAGAATTTTCATAGCTCGTTGAGACCAGTCCCATATTTTTTACGACTTTGCGGCGTGAGTTATGAGAGTTTGAAATAATTATCTGATTGACATAAGGAAGTCTTGGCTCAGAACAAAATCGAAAGCGGAATGGTGCAGTCCCGCTTAAAATGTCTTGGCTCAGAAATATTCAAGAAAGGAATAGCTTGGTTATCTCGTATCTTATCGGCTTGCGGAGAGGCGATACCGGTAGTGGATACGGTGATCACTCGCAGTTGAGTCATGGGGAAGACGATGCTAAGCGGAGGGGTCGAACGAGGGAGAGAGCTTGGGAAGAGGATATAGATGATACGAGCGGACTTGTGTCTGACTCTCCGGGAGCGAAACGGACGAGATTGGTGGAGGCGAATAATACATTAGTAGACTAGCGAGCATAATGAAGCAGCCATGTACTTTAATGTTCATGTTACCTGTCCCAGAATTAATTGTTTGATTTCATCGCCTCATTGGCTTACTATCGTGTTCCTTATCCTGTTATCCTGTTATCCCACCCTGTTATCCTGTAATTTGtattttttcttatcttGTTCTGTTTAACATGTTAACGGGTTTCTTAACATGTTATACAGGTTGCCCATGTATGCCGGTGGGTCATTCATGTCGGCGCTTCAAGTCGAATGACAGACAGACTTCTCCCAGGAGTCGGGCAGGGCTGGCCGAGACGGCAAAGCAGCGGATTCGATCATTATCCTCAGTGCAGCTTGGCAACCGCAGCTGAACAGGCAGCCTGGCACAGACGAGGAGGCAATGCAGCTCTACCTCACGCAACAGTACTGTTCGCGCGGCAATCTAAACCAATTCCTCGATGAGCGGCCCTGTTGGAGGTGGTGCATGAAAGGGGAAGACGAGCGTTGCGGCGTCTGTACAGAGCATCACACTGAACGCCGGCCATCCGACCCCCAGCTCCATCTACCGCGGCCTACCGTGATAGCTGTTGAGGGCAATATCGAGAGCGACCGCGGTCAGACGTCCATGGCAGGCGAGATGGTCTTTACGGGCCCTAGTGAGCTCCTCCAAGTTAAGGTCTGTGATGGAGAGCTAAGCCAGTATGAGAGAAATCTCGAGACGATGATGGGTTGTTGTCTTTACTGTCATGTGGAGGCAAACCATTCGAGCACGCAGCTGCCGCATGTGCACGACGCCACGAGTGGTTTCGAGCAAAGGCTAAAGCACTGCAGGAGTGTAAAAGACTGGGGAAGGGCTGGATGGACGAGTTCGCCGTCTGTTGGAAGTGCTACCAGCCACAAGTGATTTGCCGAGCCGTGGATCCAGCATACTAAGGTGCAGATAAAGGTGTATGCCGGTTCCCGGATATGGTGATGCCGCTTTGCTTTGGAGCTTTTTGTCGACTTGCACGGACAAAGTGGTTTCTTAAAAATTTTAGCCAAATTTTTAAGACTTGCCACGAGTATTTGCTATAGCTAGGAAAGGCTGCAACATTAGGTGGAAGTAAGTGCGCGCAGGCAAACTGCGTAGCAGCGCTTCTACTAGCCGAGCATTGATAATCAGTTAATACGAGTGAGTCCATTACCTTCTATTCTATCAACCCAACGCAGATCATACAAGTATCTCACGTTCCATCCATGATCCTATAGTGCTAGGGAATACATGGGTCCACTCCTCCACCTCTACCTGCATAACCTGCTCAAAGGTTGCCTCCCCTCGTCTTACTTTCTGCCTGGCCGTCTCTGTGGGAGGATCCCAGTAAGAACGAAGGCTGCGCCATGGATAACTACCCCCATGGCCACCACCTCTGCTTATCATCTTCCTGATAGCAAACCTATCGCCGAATTTCTGAATGAGGAGCTTCACAACATAGGAAATATCCTTTATCACCTGATGCGTTGCAAGGTCGCTACCATCCAGAAGACCGCGGCCGTGCAACACTAATGTGATATGTTGTGCGTtagtgaagaggaagatatcTTGGAGGCGCTTCTGTGTCCATCTAGCGGCCTTGCCCGTTCCATGCCGATAATGTACGCTGTCTGGGTCATCTGTACCACTGTCACTATCGCAGCCGTCCTCGTGGAGGTAGAAGTCATCAAGTGCGTCGTATGAGTCAACGATTACAGTAATGCTGTCTTTGATCAGCGGGGCAACGGGGACCTTTGTTTTATAGTCGCTAAGGGTGTCGGTCATAAACTCGCACAGCCAGTGCAGTCGCACATTGAAGTGGTTTTCGCCATAGTACACATCACAAGCCTCCTTCACTAGTCGCTTGCCGGTCTCATCTTTACCCATAAAGTGCTGCTGGCGCAGAAGGACACCATCAGCAATGCTGGGGTTCAAGGAgacatcatcatctgccTCCTCAATAAAAACGGGTTGCTGTTGCACGAGGTTCCGTCGGAAGAGAGCGCGGCGGTCTGGCAGAGACAACGAGGCAAATTGAGCGATGGTGCGATCGCCAAGCATTCGGCGGATAGTAGTAGCATGTTGATCCATTCTGCATTGGACGAAcggaaaaaaaaaaaaaaaaaaaaaaaaagaaaaaaaaaaaaggaaagTGagttttgtttgtttgtttgtttgtttgtttgtttgtttgtatatttttcgtctGGGTGGCTGTAACGAAGCCAGATCTCCTACTGGAGCAAAagacgtgctgagctagcTAGGTACAGGGAAACCCCGCTTCCTTCACCATCCAGCATACCAATGGCACAAAAGGTGCTGTATTTCTCAAGCCCGTCACCCGTCAGCGGGTTCGGGGGCAATCTACTGTCGAGCTTTTTTCCACCGACCAGAATTCTCTCACGCATCACTACATCTGCTGACGCAGTCCACAATCTCCAGTAACCAAGTTGTAGCTCGTAGTCGACTGTCGTGGCGGCAGGGAAAAACCTTGGGAAGGAATCAGAGGCCGGCGGTGCGGCTTGCCTTCAAAGGGGAAAAACCCATCGCAATCGGCGTCGTTGATCGGGAGGATGTCGCTACCGATGCCACGGGCACCGTCCTCCGATATCTAAGGCGTTCTGGTTCTGAGGTGCCGCCATTAGATCCGACAAAGGTGTTGTCAGAGAAGGTGAACTCTCCAAAATTCCTTCTCTGAAAACTGCTGTTAGGGAGCCGATGGCGTCCCCGCAGTATTGTGTGGCCGAGTAGCCCGTAGAAAATCCCGCTCCTAACAGTGCACTAACAGTGCGTGCCAAGAAAGAATTTTTACAGGGGAGAGTTGAAAAGGAAAGTGAGATTTGATATGTAAGTTGGTTATAGGGTAGGCGTGGTGGGTGAGCAGAAATGTACAGTCGTGAAGAAGGGGGAAGTAGGGGCTGGAGCAAATGCGGGCCCAGGAGGTTACTTATCCCTTTGAGCGGTACAGCCATTCAGGAGGTCACTCACCCCACTTTGCTTAGTCATAAGATTAGTACTTGCGGAGTACTTGAGGGGTACCGGAAGTTCGTAAGATATTTGCTATGTCTGTAAGATAGCTCTTTGTAACAATTAAAATTGCTGGGACTTTTACCATCATACAAATTAGTATTTGGGAGAAGTACCGTTTGTTTTATTCATTTTGATTAGTCCTACACCCCTGTCGTGACCCCGCTGAAGGGCTATACCGCTCAAAGGGATAGTcctactgtaccaattaccacGGGTATTAGGCCTAATACCAGTTTTTGTGGCCCGTGCACTTACCCCATTTCGACTTTTCCCCGATCCGTTGAATCCTGTCAGCCGAGGACAGCGGCTACCCTATGGCTACTGAGGCAAGATCTTTGTCAGCGGCGGGGCCCCACGTAGGGAGATCTCGTTCAGAGTTGTCAGTGTGCTGGCCTTCTGAAGTTTGGCCCTGCCCGGCGTAATAActttcattcattcattaGGGTCCCAGAAAGCCACTGATCAGCGAAATCAACAGTCCAACTCCTATCGACGTAATTTTACAGTTAGCTTTCTGGCTTGATAACTCTTTTGTTGACCTTAAactccttttccttttttcgCTTTCGTTAAGGCTCGAATCCTGACGCGACAGATGAAACTTCTACGCGGATTACCATGAGCTGCAACAATCGCAATGACTTTGTGCCCTCGCTTCCGGCACAGGAGGGACTTGGGAAGGGGCCCATTCCACTTCCTGAGAAGGTATTGCCGTCCTCAACATTGTACTCTACCTGTGTATGTGACTAACCTGCAATGTAGCCCGCAGTTATTGAAGAACGTAACGGCGAGATAGAATTTCGTGTCGTCAACAATGATGGTGACCGGGAGAGTCTTATCGTCCTGAGTGGGCTGAAATGcgtcttccagaagcagcTACCGGAAATGCCTAAGAGCTACATCGCGCGCCTCGTCTACGATAGAGCTCACATATCCATTGCCATTGTGAGGAAGCCGTTAGCAGTAGTAGGTGGTATCACATACCGGTCGTTCAAGCACCGCAAGTTCGCCGAGATTGTCTTCTGCGCCGTCTTATCAGACGAACAGGCCAAGGGCTACGGGGCTCACCTCATGTCGCATCTGAAGGACTACATTAAGGCATCATCAAATATGATGCATCTCCTGACCTATGCCGACAACTCGGCCATCCCCTATTTCAAGAAACAAGGGTTTACAAAGGAGATCACTTTGGATGACTCAATTTGGAAGGGGTGTATAAAAGACTATGAGGGCGGAACTCTTATGCAGTGCTCTATGCTCCCAAGGGTTCGCTACCTAGAGGTAGGCCGCATGCTcctcaagcagaagaaatgcGTCCGTGCCAAAATACAAGCCTTTAGTAAGAGCCACGTGATCCATCAACCTCCGGAACAGTGGGAGAACGGCCTTACTCCGATTGATCCCCTATCCATCGACGCAATCCGGGCGTCAGGTTGGTCACCTGGTATGGACGAGCTGGCTAGGCAATCCCACCACGGCCCGAATTACAAGCAGCTGTTACATCTCTTAAATGACCTCCAGGACCATCAATCATCGTGGCCATTCCGGCAGCCTGTCAGCGAGGACGATGTCGCCGACTATTACGAAGTCATCAAGGAACCAATGGACCTAAGTACTATGGAGGCCAGGCTGGAAGCGGAACAATACATGACACCTGAGGATTTTATTAAAGACGCCAGGCTCATCTTTGACAACTGTCGACAATTCAATGGTGAGAATTCGCTCTATGTGAAGTGTGCCAACAAGTTAGAGAAGTACATGTGGCGGCAGATCCGCAAGATCTCCGAGTGGTCGCATTTGGAGTAGTATGATAGCATGACTTGGTTACTTGAAGCACCATGGATAACTTTCCCGCCTGCGAGTCTGTCGGCGTAGACTGCACAGCACGCAATCCACGCCTTCATGTTCTTCCAATGCAGCGGCTTCAAGTACGGCCATACCAGAGCCCTGGGGGAACTTTGTTGACTAGAAAAAGCCTCTTCGCCAATTGGTCAAAGGTTGGCCAGATGATAGGAGTGGTTGCCAGAGATGGACGCTGTACGAACGACAATCAAATTCGCGATCGCCATTGGCCACCTCGATGAGAAATGACCCAGATCCCGCTAGCCCATTAAATTGATTAATACTAAATGTAAAACCATCGTAGAATTAAAGATGGGCACTGCGTCAGCCGCCAAAAATAAgaaactgaacacttggaggaattgggcttcaagttgactTGCGACTAACCTTCACAAggaccaaggagaagagcgATGAACTAGACGAAAAGAACAAGGCGAGATCCACAAGTACTTGGCGAGATTAAGGCAAGAACTAGAGAGGTGTATGTATTTTTAGCTTCAGAATCCTTTGGGCATGGctaccgggcgtaatagacttTTCTGTCTGTAGGGGACAGCCAGGGAATAAAAGCCTAGAATGAGTTCTATAGCTATTAGCATTCGATTATCAAGTCACTGCATAAAGAGAAGCTTTGTGGGCGCGTGTTAAAGTTCGCTCTCCCAACGCCTCATCACTCCAGGAATA
This genomic interval from Fusarium oxysporum f. sp. lycopersici 4287 chromosome 3, whole genome shotgun sequence contains the following:
- a CDS encoding histone acetyltransferase, yielding MSCNNRNDFVPSLPAQEGLGKGPIPLPEKPAVIEERNGEIEFRVVNNDGDRESLIVLSGLKCVFQKQLPEMPKSYIARLVYDRAHISIAIVRKPLAVVGGITYRSFKHRKFAEIVFCAVLSDEQAKGYGAHLMSHLKDYIKASSNMMHLLTYADNSAIPYFKKQGFTKEITLDDSIWKGCIKDYEGGTLMQCSMLPRVRYLEVGRMLLKQKKCVRAKIQAFSKSHVIHQPPEQWENGLTPIDPLSIDAIRASGWSPGMDELARQSHHGPNYKQLLHLLNDLQDHQSSWPFRQPVSEDDVADYYEVIKEPMDLSTMEARLEAEQYMTPEDFIKDARLIFDNCRQFNGENSLYVKCANKLEKYMWRQIRKISEWSHLE